The Chitinophaga flava genome has a segment encoding these proteins:
- a CDS encoding RagB/SusD family nutrient uptake outer membrane protein, producing the protein MKKRLILLLLFSVILPACQKFLDKPDPTATKFDEFFNTEEDLRRVVYSTYLDVFTNQGDRRLLFYMDDSKSDNAYSRVEGDNHQRIANGSYDANTRAFEYYYTIHMKHIGRLNTYLKSINTPYVEDEAIRTKYKGILEGLRCWHYFKMVSRWSNIPFYLEPVDISKVTQPAKSKEEILNTLFPMAEATANTLPDKEYNSDAYMFNKYSLKALIMRYALYHGRYELAARLAKEIMDSGNYSLYPVYGDLFKYKGDKINKEFIIKMDMQSHGNSGTNSFEHLGPHFRTGKGQSYSVPLKSLVDAYWTLQGNKIDECPYHNKQDYELDPKLNRDPRYTASIIGQGDMFVNEPIDIYDQNSPMFHEKERASRSGYWFRKFVDETDAFKDNGNMYFPILRYAEVLLTYAEAHIMMNNIDNLSKSCINQVRTRAGLDMKEADVNLPKYAAYTQQQWIDLIRNERRIELAGEGVRYDDILRWKIGDQVMNKPALGHTRLVNGNLVSLKIEDRSFQSRNYLWPFHSGSLKIEPGLTQNPGY; encoded by the coding sequence ATGAAAAAGAGACTTATCTTATTGTTATTATTCTCCGTAATCCTGCCGGCATGCCAGAAGTTTCTGGACAAACCAGACCCTACTGCCACCAAATTCGATGAGTTCTTTAATACAGAAGAAGACCTGCGGCGTGTTGTATACAGCACCTACCTGGATGTGTTTACCAACCAGGGCGACAGAAGGTTACTTTTTTATATGGATGACAGTAAATCGGATAATGCTTATAGCAGAGTGGAAGGCGATAATCATCAGCGTATTGCCAACGGTAGCTACGACGCCAATACCAGGGCTTTTGAATATTACTATACCATTCACATGAAACATATAGGCCGTTTAAATACTTACCTGAAAAGTATCAATACACCTTATGTGGAAGATGAAGCCATCCGCACAAAATACAAAGGCATACTGGAAGGGCTCCGGTGCTGGCACTATTTCAAAATGGTTTCCCGCTGGAGTAACATTCCTTTTTACCTCGAGCCGGTAGATATCTCAAAAGTAACACAGCCGGCTAAATCAAAAGAGGAAATACTGAATACACTTTTCCCAATGGCCGAGGCAACTGCCAATACGCTCCCGGACAAGGAATACAATTCAGATGCCTACATGTTCAACAAATACTCTCTCAAAGCCCTTATCATGCGATATGCGTTGTACCATGGCCGTTATGAGCTGGCGGCGCGTCTGGCTAAAGAAATCATGGATAGTGGCAATTACTCACTGTATCCGGTTTACGGAGATCTGTTCAAGTACAAAGGAGACAAGATAAACAAAGAGTTTATCATAAAAATGGACATGCAGAGTCATGGAAACAGTGGTACTAATTCTTTTGAGCACCTGGGTCCGCATTTCCGGACTGGAAAAGGACAGTCCTACTCTGTGCCTTTAAAATCACTGGTAGACGCCTACTGGACTTTACAAGGTAATAAAATTGATGAATGTCCCTATCATAATAAACAGGACTATGAGCTGGACCCGAAACTCAACAGGGACCCGCGTTATACAGCCAGCATCATCGGTCAGGGAGATATGTTTGTCAACGAACCTATCGACATATATGACCAAAACAGTCCGATGTTCCATGAAAAAGAACGTGCCAGCCGCTCAGGTTACTGGTTCAGAAAATTTGTGGATGAAACAGATGCATTCAAGGATAATGGCAATATGTATTTCCCGATACTGAGATATGCAGAAGTACTTTTGACATATGCAGAAGCCCACATTATGATGAATAATATTGATAACCTTTCGAAAAGTTGTATCAACCAGGTCAGGACCAGGGCCGGCCTCGATATGAAAGAAGCGGATGTTAACTTACCAAAATATGCAGCTTACACGCAACAGCAATGGATCGACCTGATCAGAAATGAGCGGAGGATAGAACTGGCTGGCGAAGGGGTAAGATATGATGATATCCTAAGATGGAAGATTGGAGACCAGGTAATGAATAAACCCGCCCTCGGGCATACACGGTTAGTGAATGGAAACCTTGTTTCACTAAAGATAGAAGACCGTTCATTTCAGTCGCGCAATTATTTATGGCCGTTTCATTCGGGCAGTTTAAAAATTGAACCGGGGTTGACACAGAATCCGGGATATTAA
- a CDS encoding class I lanthipeptide, producing the protein MKKKQVSLQKKLSFAKVSVAPLNAGQQQQIAGGQMAQTSPAYCRSYTPTCDTVQVFTGPC; encoded by the coding sequence ATGAAAAAGAAACAAGTATCTCTCCAGAAAAAACTGTCCTTCGCTAAGGTTAGCGTAGCGCCGCTGAATGCAGGTCAGCAGCAACAAATCGCCGGTGGGCAAATGGCTCAGACTTCGCCGGCTTACTGTCGTTCATATACTCCTACCTGCGATACTGTTCAGGTATTTACAGGTCCTTGCTGA
- a CDS encoding DoxX family protein: MTQKSTFITYWTGASLLSLWFGASGFFELTRNPIVWEITQQLGYPSHFIYILGVFKLTGITVLLVPNRLLRLKEWVFAGIFFDILFAFFSKIAVLGFAATIDAIIAFTIVSVTYTMFRKLYPATFAVAVPTAQLASI, translated from the coding sequence ATGACACAAAAATCCACATTCATTACTTACTGGACAGGCGCATCTCTTTTATCTTTATGGTTTGGCGCCAGCGGATTCTTCGAGCTTACCCGCAACCCCATTGTATGGGAGATCACACAGCAACTGGGTTATCCTTCGCATTTCATTTATATCCTTGGCGTATTCAAACTTACCGGGATCACAGTACTGCTGGTTCCCAACAGACTGCTCCGCCTGAAGGAATGGGTATTTGCCGGCATTTTCTTTGATATCCTTTTCGCTTTCTTCTCCAAGATTGCTGTGCTGGGTTTTGCCGCTACCATAGACGCGATCATCGCTTTCACCATCGTGAGCGTGACCTACACCATGTTCCGGAAATTATACCCTGCCACTTTCGCCGTGGCAGTACCAACAGCACAATTGGCGAGCATCTGA
- a CDS encoding ABC transporter ATP-binding protein, whose amino-acid sequence MRIPIVHANNMSSPSALAQTLRLFRYLKPHWPALSAGIFSLLLMSLAGLAFPKMLGMLIDVSAKPHTSADIHRIGLSLLGVLIAQSIFSFIRTVLFANVSEKTLAALRQSVYNHLIQLPMQFYQNRRVGELSSRLSSDTALLQETLTNTVSEFIRQVIVVIGGFVLLIMTSPGLTAFVLAILPVITAIAFFFGRFIRQYSKGMQDQIAASNTIVEETLQGIFSVKIFTGEFREMARYREHTNKAARLGIQGGKYRAAFSSFVILGIFGALVAIIWRGSVIGLDTGELFSFVLYAVFIGTSITGMAELYASLQKSLGVTENLFSILDEPIEAVTDINGIEKAHHLHGNISFKNVSFHYPSREEVPVLRNMSFEVKANQTVAVVGPSGAGKSTLVSLLMRLYDPAKGQVIFDNSDGPIIPLSALRSQIAVVPQDVFLFGGTIAENIAYGKQGTTKEELIDAAKKANAWEFIQRFPDGLQTIVGERGIQLSGGQRQRIAIARAVLKAPKILILDEATSALDAESERLVQDALNNLMEGRTSIVIAHRLATIRQASNIVVIDRGAVVEAGTHTELINKHGGLYKQLSEMQFMQ is encoded by the coding sequence ATGAGAATCCCGATAGTACATGCCAACAATATGTCCTCTCCGTCTGCATTGGCACAAACCCTGAGGTTATTCAGATATCTGAAGCCACATTGGCCAGCATTGAGTGCAGGCATATTCTCCCTGTTGCTGATGAGCCTTGCAGGGCTGGCCTTTCCGAAGATGCTGGGTATGCTGATAGATGTCAGTGCTAAACCACATACTTCCGCAGACATCCATCGTATTGGTTTATCATTACTGGGCGTACTGATAGCGCAATCCATTTTTTCTTTTATCAGAACGGTCCTGTTTGCGAACGTTTCTGAAAAAACACTGGCGGCACTACGCCAATCTGTTTATAACCATCTTATACAACTCCCGATGCAATTCTACCAGAACAGGCGTGTGGGGGAACTTAGCAGCAGGTTATCATCAGATACTGCCCTTCTACAGGAAACGCTGACCAATACTGTATCAGAGTTTATCAGGCAGGTCATTGTAGTAATAGGTGGTTTTGTTCTCCTGATCATGACATCTCCGGGGCTGACCGCTTTTGTACTTGCCATCCTTCCGGTTATCACAGCAATCGCTTTTTTCTTTGGTCGTTTTATCAGGCAATATTCCAAAGGTATGCAAGACCAGATTGCCGCTTCCAATACGATTGTAGAAGAAACACTACAAGGGATTTTCAGCGTAAAAATTTTCACCGGTGAATTCCGTGAAATGGCCCGCTATCGCGAACATACCAATAAAGCAGCCCGTCTGGGTATACAGGGAGGTAAATACCGCGCGGCCTTTTCTTCTTTTGTTATCCTGGGCATATTCGGCGCGCTGGTAGCTATCATATGGCGTGGGAGCGTCATCGGCCTGGATACCGGCGAACTATTCTCGTTTGTGTTGTATGCAGTTTTCATTGGCACTTCCATCACTGGCATGGCAGAGTTATATGCATCATTACAAAAGAGCCTGGGCGTCACTGAAAACCTGTTCAGTATTCTTGATGAACCGATAGAAGCAGTTACAGATATTAACGGTATTGAAAAAGCACATCACCTTCATGGAAATATCAGTTTTAAGAATGTCAGCTTTCATTATCCTTCCCGGGAAGAAGTGCCGGTGCTCAGGAATATGTCTTTTGAAGTAAAAGCCAATCAGACAGTAGCCGTAGTAGGCCCCAGCGGTGCAGGTAAGAGCACGCTGGTATCGCTGCTCATGCGCCTGTATGATCCTGCAAAAGGCCAGGTCATATTCGACAACAGCGACGGCCCCATCATCCCTTTATCTGCATTGCGTTCCCAGATAGCGGTAGTACCGCAGGACGTATTTCTGTTTGGCGGTACTATTGCAGAAAATATCGCCTATGGAAAACAGGGAACTACAAAAGAAGAACTGATCGATGCCGCTAAAAAGGCAAATGCATGGGAATTCATTCAACGGTTCCCGGATGGGCTGCAGACGATCGTTGGCGAACGCGGGATCCAGCTTTCCGGTGGGCAGCGCCAGCGCATCGCCATTGCGCGCGCTGTGCTGAAAGCTCCCAAAATTCTTATTCTGGATGAGGCTACATCTGCTCTGGACGCGGAATCTGAACGACTGGTACAGGATGCACTGAATAACCTGATGGAAGGCCGAACCTCAATTGTTATTGCCCACCGGCTTGCTACCATCCGACAAGCGAGCAACATTGTTGTCATTGATCGGGGCGCTGTTGTAGAAGCAGGGACACATACAGAACTTATCAATAAACACGGGGGCCTCTACAAACAGCTGAGTGAAATGCAGTTCATGCAATAA
- a CDS encoding class I lanthipeptide: MKKKQVSLQKKLILGKSTVATLNASQQQLIAGGLPTVTRILNCPSNADTCATIPPGGHACQICQTE, translated from the coding sequence ATGAAAAAGAAACAAGTATCCCTCCAGAAAAAACTGATCCTCGGTAAATCTACAGTGGCAACGCTGAATGCAAGCCAGCAACAACTGATCGCTGGTGGTCTCCCTACGGTTACCAGAATCCTCAACTGCCCGTCCAATGCTGACACCTGCGCTACTATACCTCCCGGAGGTCACGCATGTCAGATCTGCCAGACAGAGTAG
- a CDS encoding penicillin acylase family protein: MKHINIRTLLPSVLLAGLIFLLSSQLSVMPPLGKLLNPFGGLLQNESDQRLDRTFTLSHSGVAASVRVFFDKRKVPHIYAENDADLYFAQGYVTAAMRLWQMDFISYLSAGRLSEIFSNGFLDHDRNQRRIGMLEAAKASLNMIMQDTVTARALTAYTAGVNAYIRTLSYKDLPLEYKLLNYEPEPWSELKTALVMKYMGNTLSGYEEDYLMTHMRLAIGEEKFNLLFPDFNKHSSPVTYSTAPGQAAPVSVAAAPDYLDSSFLLAGVAPPVNRHNPRLGSNSWAVSGKKTVSGAPLLCSDPHLNLSLPAVWLEMQLTTPHMNAYGVSIPGTPAVIIGFNENIAWGVANGCDDVKDWYKLKFSPDHQQYELDGKYLALEKRVEEIKRRGQAPFYDTVYYTVHGPVPYNSSFTGANAALAWHALKWELHRPSNEFLCFIMLNKATDYNTYREAISHYASPIQSFTFACKDNTIAVTHQGHMAVKWPEQGRFILDGSKSAHLSTAYIPQDSLPHLLNPPCNYVIAANQHPTDSNYPYYYNGYFRENRANRIRQLLEAGNGFDLQSMENMQLDNQNAFALEALPVLFTQIDSTRLPGGVPNMLDSLGAWAGAYKLNDKNALLFELWWKNIKTFTWDEFSDVAFGKILPDDYLLLDLIRNDPGNIYFDKQHTVEKEKAGDIVQMAFLSAVETYNKRKSKEGVGWGEVNRVNVMYMGNLDAFSRRGIPGAGNPEVINALSDSWGPSWRMVVELGKRPRAFGIYAGGQSGDPGSRYFDNFVDDWSKGKFYPLTFFISEKEAREGTDNSWTLK; this comes from the coding sequence GTCTGTATTACTGGCTGGTCTCATTTTCCTGTTGTCATCGCAGCTATCGGTTATGCCACCGTTAGGAAAGCTGTTGAACCCCTTTGGGGGCTTGCTGCAGAATGAAAGTGATCAGCGTCTCGACCGGACGTTTACGCTTTCACATAGTGGCGTTGCCGCATCAGTACGCGTTTTTTTTGATAAGAGGAAGGTGCCGCATATATATGCGGAAAATGATGCGGACCTTTATTTCGCCCAGGGATATGTTACCGCAGCGATGCGTTTGTGGCAGATGGATTTTATCAGTTATCTCTCCGCTGGCCGGCTGTCTGAAATATTCAGCAACGGATTCCTGGACCATGACCGGAACCAGAGAAGGATAGGCATGCTGGAAGCCGCAAAAGCATCGCTGAACATGATCATGCAGGACACGGTTACTGCCAGGGCGCTTACTGCTTATACAGCTGGAGTGAACGCTTATATCCGAACCTTGTCATACAAGGACTTACCGCTGGAGTACAAACTGCTCAACTATGAGCCGGAACCCTGGTCTGAACTGAAGACAGCGCTGGTCATGAAGTATATGGGCAATACCTTGTCGGGTTATGAAGAAGATTATCTGATGACGCATATGCGGCTGGCTATAGGAGAAGAAAAATTCAACCTGTTGTTCCCTGACTTCAACAAGCACAGTTCCCCGGTAACCTATAGTACAGCGCCGGGACAGGCAGCTCCTGTATCTGTGGCCGCTGCACCGGATTATCTGGACAGTTCTTTCCTGCTGGCAGGTGTAGCGCCTCCCGTGAACCGGCATAATCCCAGGCTGGGAAGCAACAGTTGGGCTGTTTCGGGTAAAAAAACAGTTTCAGGAGCCCCATTGTTATGCAGTGATCCGCATCTGAATCTCTCATTACCCGCCGTCTGGCTGGAAATGCAGCTCACAACGCCCCACATGAACGCATACGGTGTTTCGATTCCCGGAACACCTGCCGTAATTATAGGCTTCAATGAAAACATCGCATGGGGCGTCGCCAATGGCTGTGATGACGTTAAAGACTGGTATAAACTAAAGTTCTCGCCAGACCACCAGCAATATGAGTTGGACGGAAAGTACCTGGCACTAGAGAAAAGAGTGGAAGAAATAAAGAGAAGAGGACAGGCACCCTTCTATGATACCGTTTATTATACGGTGCATGGCCCCGTTCCTTACAACAGCAGTTTTACCGGCGCCAATGCAGCCCTTGCATGGCATGCGCTGAAATGGGAGTTACACCGGCCGTCAAATGAATTCCTGTGTTTTATAATGCTCAACAAAGCAACGGACTACAATACATACCGGGAAGCCATCAGCCACTATGCTTCGCCTATACAGAGTTTTACATTCGCCTGTAAGGATAATACGATCGCTGTAACGCATCAGGGACATATGGCGGTGAAATGGCCGGAACAAGGCCGTTTCATCCTGGATGGCAGCAAAAGCGCGCACCTCAGTACGGCTTACATCCCACAGGATAGCCTGCCGCATCTGCTTAATCCTCCCTGCAATTATGTAATCGCTGCCAACCAGCATCCCACAGATAGTAACTATCCTTATTACTACAATGGTTATTTCAGGGAAAACAGGGCCAATCGTATCCGGCAATTACTGGAAGCCGGCAATGGCTTTGATTTACAGAGCATGGAGAATATGCAGCTGGACAATCAGAACGCGTTCGCCCTGGAGGCATTACCGGTATTGTTCACACAGATAGACAGCACCCGGCTTCCAGGGGGCGTGCCCAACATGTTGGATTCCCTGGGCGCATGGGCTGGCGCCTATAAGCTGAATGACAAGAACGCCTTGCTTTTCGAACTGTGGTGGAAGAACATCAAAACATTTACCTGGGATGAATTCAGCGATGTAGCTTTCGGAAAAATCCTGCCGGACGACTATCTCCTCCTGGACCTTATCCGGAATGATCCGGGAAACATATACTTTGACAAGCAGCATACAGTGGAGAAGGAAAAGGCGGGAGACATCGTGCAGATGGCCTTCCTGAGTGCCGTGGAAACGTACAATAAAAGAAAGTCCAAAGAAGGTGTGGGCTGGGGTGAAGTGAACAGGGTGAACGTGATGTATATGGGCAACCTCGATGCCTTTAGCAGAAGAGGGATTCCCGGAGCAGGAAACCCGGAAGTGATCAATGCATTATCTGACAGCTGGGGACCTTCGTGGCGAATGGTAGTGGAGCTGGGAAAAAGACCAAGAGCATTCGGCATCTACGCCGGAGGCCAGTCCGGAGACCCGGGCAGCCGCTATTTTGATAATTTCGTTGATGACTGGAGTAAGGGAAAGTTCTATCCGCTTACATTCTTTATATCAGAGAAGGAAGCCAGAGAAGGAACAGATAACAGCTGGACACTAAAATAA